A genomic window from Pocillopora verrucosa isolate sample1 chromosome 7, ASM3666991v2, whole genome shotgun sequence includes:
- the LOC136282218 gene encoding beta-1 adrenergic receptor-like: MMGERNRSMINSGTEALNSSLSPDALHPRSEVDTLVFVFFSVLLALAIVIGNSIVMTAFIHNRKLRKRGNVFLVSLACSDCIVGVASLPLWICISGLGISTGEVFYEFFISLDIFSALTSVFHLTAISVERFISVSRPFLYQRLSSRVYTATITSAWLLAALIASSTPLQKLFKLQRFYAPSFTSVGFLGPLVIISSMYAGIFRIAISLSRHTPGSDRTCRISCREKSQLKKEIKVAMTLTVVSGFFFLAWLPFYSLLMIAVYCPQCLPASRDLQRLVEIVKWMHYSNSAVNPFIYAFRDKEMKREFLQLLQFKRLSDMLTLCLSKYRATAQDM, translated from the coding sequence atgATGGGAGAGCGAAACAGATCCATGATCAACAGTGGAACCGAAGCACTTAACAGTTCACTTTCGCCTGACGCGTTACATCCCAGATCCGAAGTGGATACCCtcgtctttgttttcttttcagttttactcGCACTTGCAATCGTCATCGGCAACTCAATCGTTATGACTGCTTTCATTCACAACCGAAAATTGCGAAAGAGAGGCAATGTATTTCTGGTCAGCTTGGCTTGTTCCGACTGCATCGTGGGAGTCGCCTCCTTACCGCTTTGGATCTGCATCTCAGGCCTTGGAATCAGCACAGGCGAGGTTTTCTACGAGTTTTTCATTAGCTTGGATATTTTCAGCGCTCTGACATCGGTATTTCATTTAACAGCCATTAGCGTCGAGCGCTTCATTTCTGTCTCAAGGCCATTCTTATATCAACGCCTTTCGTCTCGAGTTTACACGGCAACGATTACATCAGCATGGCTATTGGCAGCCCTCATTGCTTCGTCAACTCCACTACAGAAACTGTTCAAGCTTCAACGTTTTTACGCGCCGAGTTTTACTTCGGTGGGGTTTCTTGGTCCACTTGTAATTATCAGCTCAATGTACGCTGGGATATTCCGCATCGCCATATCACTGAGCCGCCATACACCTGGTTCAGACAGGACCTGTAGAATATCCTGCCGGGAAAAGAgtcaattaaagaaagaaattaaagtgGCAATGACCCTAACAGTGGTATCTGGATTTTTCTTTCTGGCATGGCTTCcattttattcacttttaaTGATTGCTGTTTACTGTCCTCAGTGTTTGCCTGCAAGCCGCGATCTTCAGCGCCTGGTGGAAATCGTCAAATGGATGCATTACTCGAACAGTGCTGTAAATCCATTCATCTATGCTTTCAGAGACAAAGAGATGAAACGAGAATTTCTGCAGCTCCTCCAGTTCAAGAGACTATCAGACATGCTTACTCTCTGTTTGAGTAAATATCGCGCAACAGCACAAGACATGTAA